The Sagittula sp. P11 genome window below encodes:
- a CDS encoding branched-chain amino acid aminotransferase yields the protein MATGKNIRTYFNGTWHEGDTMIMRAADHGAWLGSSVFDGARYTQGVTPDLDRHCARINASARALMVNPTVAPEDMVEIVREGLSAYTPDAAVYIRPMYWGINGDVTAIVPQPEETGFAICLEEIPMAPATASTTLGRTRFRRPVLEDAVVNAKAGCLYPNKARMLTEVRSRGFGNALVTDAMGNVAESATANVFMVRDGVVFTPIPNGTFLAGITRARHIANMKADGMEVVEAVLTFADFEAADEVFLSGNMNKITPVTAFEDTSYQAGPVTSRVRDLYWDWALSA from the coding sequence ATGGCGACCGGCAAGAACATCCGCACCTATTTCAACGGCACATGGCACGAGGGCGACACCATGATCATGCGCGCCGCGGACCATGGCGCCTGGCTCGGCAGCTCGGTCTTCGACGGTGCACGCTACACGCAGGGCGTCACGCCCGACCTTGACCGCCACTGCGCCCGGATCAACGCCTCCGCCCGGGCGCTGATGGTCAACCCCACCGTCGCGCCCGAAGACATGGTCGAGATCGTGCGCGAGGGCCTCTCTGCCTACACCCCCGACGCCGCGGTCTACATCCGGCCGATGTACTGGGGCATCAACGGTGACGTCACCGCCATCGTCCCGCAGCCCGAAGAGACCGGCTTTGCCATCTGTCTCGAGGAAATCCCCATGGCGCCCGCCACCGCCTCCACCACGCTGGGGCGCACCCGCTTCCGCCGCCCGGTGCTGGAGGACGCGGTGGTCAATGCCAAGGCCGGCTGCCTCTATCCGAACAAAGCCCGGATGCTGACCGAGGTCCGCAGCCGCGGCTTCGGCAACGCGCTGGTGACCGACGCCATGGGCAACGTCGCCGAAAGCGCCACCGCCAACGTCTTCATGGTCCGCGACGGGGTCGTGTTCACGCCGATCCCCAACGGGACCTTCCTCGCCGGGATCACCCGCGCACGCCACATCGCCAACATGAAGGCGGACGGGATGGAGGTGGTCGAGGCGGTGCTGACCTTCGCCGATTTCGAGGCCGCGGACGAGGTTTTCCTCTCCGGCAACATGAACAAGATCACCCCCGTGACCGCGTTCGAGGACACCTCCTACCAGGCCGGTCCGGTGACCAGCCGGGTGCGCGACCTCTACTGGGACTGGGCGCTCAGCGCCTGA
- a CDS encoding universal stress protein → MRKFLVVLDDSRECLNAMRFAAMRAAKSGGGVAILSIIAPEEFNHWIGVGDIMREEARERIHAHFEVFAKWMRDKQGVDPELVIREGDAVTEILAQVREDPEIGVLVLGAAADKKGPGPLVTQMTRSAGSLPVPVTVVPGDLSKERLEAIT, encoded by the coding sequence ATGCGCAAGTTCCTCGTCGTGCTCGACGATTCCAGAGAATGCCTGAACGCCATGCGCTTCGCCGCCATGCGCGCCGCGAAGTCCGGCGGCGGCGTCGCGATCCTGTCGATCATCGCCCCGGAAGAGTTCAACCACTGGATCGGCGTCGGTGACATCATGCGCGAGGAGGCCCGCGAACGCATCCACGCGCATTTCGAGGTCTTCGCCAAGTGGATGCGCGACAAGCAGGGCGTCGATCCGGAGCTGGTGATCCGCGAGGGCGACGCCGTGACGGAGATCCTCGCCCAGGTCCGCGAGGACCCGGAGATCGGCGTGCTGGTGCTGGGCGCCGCCGCCGACAAGAAGGGCCCCGGCCCGTTGGTGACGCAGATGACCCGCAGCGCCGGATCGCTGCCCGTGCCGGTGACCGTGGTCCCCGGCGATTTGTCGAAGGAGCGGCTGGAAGCGATCACCTGA
- a CDS encoding NifU family protein: MFIQTESTPNPATLKFLPGQTVLEMGTADFPSADAAGASPLAQRLFAVDGVTGIFFGNDFVTVTKADTVDWDHMKPAILGAIMEHFQSGQPVMSDGAAQAGGHAEHDGEDGEIVGQIKELLDSRVRPAVAQDGGDITFHGFDRGVVYLHMQGACAGCPSSTLTLKMGIENLLRHYIPEVTEVRPVAV, translated from the coding sequence ATGTTCATTCAGACCGAATCCACGCCCAACCCGGCCACGCTGAAATTCCTGCCCGGCCAGACCGTGCTGGAGATGGGCACCGCCGATTTCCCCTCTGCAGACGCTGCCGGGGCGTCCCCGCTGGCACAGCGGCTGTTCGCCGTGGACGGTGTCACCGGCATCTTCTTCGGCAACGACTTCGTCACCGTGACCAAAGCCGACACCGTCGACTGGGACCACATGAAGCCCGCGATTCTCGGCGCGATCATGGAACACTTCCAGTCCGGTCAGCCGGTGATGTCCGATGGCGCGGCGCAGGCCGGCGGCCATGCGGAACACGACGGCGAAGACGGTGAGATCGTCGGCCAGATCAAGGAACTGCTGGACAGCCGCGTGCGTCCGGCGGTGGCCCAGGACGGCGGCGACATCACGTTCCACGGCTTCGACCGCGGCGTCGTCTACCTGCACATGCAGGGCGCCTGCGCAGGCTGCCCCTCCTCCACGCTGACGCTGAAGATGGGGATCGAGAACCTGCTGCGCCACTACATCCCCGAAGTGACGGAGGTCCGCCCGGTCGCCGTCTGA
- the tsaB gene encoding tRNA (adenosine(37)-N6)-threonylcarbamoyltransferase complex dimerization subunit type 1 TsaB, with product MILSFDTSGPYCAAALLDGDTVLAARAEPMKRGQAERLLPLLEDLLAEAGTGWKDVTRIGVGTGPGNFTGIRIAVATARGLALGLKIPAVGVTTFEVIRATSDAAIAAVPATGGLFYLQHADGTITQSAEIPPGSASAPDDAAANAATIARVAAGKPTDTRPAPLYVRAADAAPSSEAAPVILDDA from the coding sequence ATGATCCTGTCCTTCGACACCTCCGGTCCCTACTGCGCCGCGGCGCTTCTCGACGGCGACACCGTGCTTGCCGCGCGGGCAGAGCCGATGAAACGCGGCCAGGCAGAGCGTCTCCTGCCGCTGCTGGAAGACCTCCTGGCGGAGGCAGGCACCGGCTGGAAAGACGTCACGCGCATCGGGGTGGGCACCGGGCCGGGCAACTTCACCGGCATCCGCATCGCCGTGGCCACCGCGCGCGGGCTGGCGCTGGGGCTGAAGATCCCCGCCGTGGGCGTCACCACCTTCGAAGTCATCCGCGCCACCAGCGACGCCGCCATCGCGGCCGTTCCGGCCACCGGCGGGCTGTTCTACCTTCAGCACGCGGACGGCACGATCACGCAATCGGCCGAGATCCCCCCGGGCAGCGCCTCCGCACCCGACGACGCGGCGGCCAATGCGGCCACCATCGCCCGCGTCGCCGCAGGCAAACCGACAGACACCCGTCCGGCCCCGCTTTACGTGCGGGCGGCCGACGCAGCGCCGTCTTCCGAAGCAGCCCCGGTGATCCTCGATGACGCTTGA
- a CDS encoding GNAT family N-acetyltransferase yields the protein MTLDLMSEQTMTPEDMAALCARAYTHSRPWAAHDFADSLDSPHALVTATSHAFVFGLVVAGEAEILALAADPDVQRKGEASRALALFHALAVARGAESAFLEVAARNVPARAFYEAKGYTVSGLRKGYYHLADGSTDDAVIMSRVLP from the coding sequence ATGACGCTTGACCTCATGTCCGAACAGACGATGACGCCCGAAGACATGGCCGCGCTCTGCGCCCGTGCCTACACGCATTCGCGCCCCTGGGCGGCGCATGACTTCGCCGACAGCCTCGACAGCCCGCACGCGCTGGTCACGGCAACCTCGCACGCCTTCGTCTTCGGCCTCGTGGTCGCCGGAGAGGCGGAGATCCTCGCGCTGGCCGCCGACCCGGACGTGCAGCGCAAGGGCGAGGCCAGCCGGGCGCTCGCGCTCTTCCACGCGCTGGCCGTGGCGCGCGGGGCCGAAAGCGCCTTCCTCGAAGTGGCCGCCCGCAACGTCCCCGCCCGCGCCTTCTACGAGGCGAAGGGCTATACCGTTTCAGGGCTGCGCAAGGGGTATTACCATCTGGCGGACGGCAGCACGGATGACGCCGTGATCATGTCGCGCGTTTTGCCCTGA
- a CDS encoding BMP family protein, with product MTFMQKTLGTVAALALSAGAALADPALIYDLGGKFDKSFNEAAFNGAERWAKETGGSYRDIELQSEAQREQALRRFAEAGFNPVVTTGFSMSSPIAAVAADYPDTKFVTIDGFVDPAEHPNVLSILFSEHQGSYLVGMMAAMASESGTVGFVGGMDIPLIRKFACGYAQGVKAVNPDATVISNMTGTTPAAWNDPVKGSELAKAQISQGADVIFAAAGGTGLGVLQTAADEGKMAIGVDSNQNYLHPGNMLTSMLKRVDVAVYDAMTAGGDLETGVKTLGLAEDGVGVAMDENNAELVSEEMTTAVEEAKAAIIAGETEVHDYSSDDSCPALNF from the coding sequence ATGACCTTCATGCAGAAGACACTCGGCACTGTTGCCGCGCTCGCATTGTCCGCAGGCGCCGCCCTTGCCGATCCGGCCCTGATCTACGACCTCGGCGGCAAGTTCGACAAGTCGTTCAACGAGGCCGCCTTCAACGGCGCCGAGCGTTGGGCCAAGGAAACCGGCGGCTCCTACCGCGACATCGAGCTTCAGTCCGAAGCACAGCGCGAGCAGGCCCTGCGCCGTTTCGCGGAGGCCGGCTTCAACCCGGTCGTGACCACCGGCTTCTCCATGTCCTCGCCGATCGCCGCCGTGGCCGCGGACTACCCGGACACCAAGTTCGTCACCATCGACGGCTTCGTCGATCCGGCCGAGCACCCGAACGTCCTGTCCATCCTGTTCTCCGAGCACCAGGGCTCCTACCTCGTCGGCATGATGGCGGCGATGGCCTCCGAATCCGGCACCGTCGGTTTCGTCGGCGGCATGGACATCCCGCTGATCCGCAAGTTCGCCTGCGGCTACGCGCAGGGTGTGAAGGCAGTGAACCCGGACGCGACCGTGATCTCCAACATGACCGGCACCACCCCGGCGGCCTGGAACGACCCGGTGAAGGGCTCCGAGCTGGCGAAGGCGCAGATTTCGCAGGGCGCGGACGTGATCTTTGCCGCGGCCGGCGGCACCGGCCTCGGCGTGCTGCAGACCGCCGCCGACGAAGGCAAGATGGCTATCGGCGTCGACAGCAACCAGAACTACCTGCACCCGGGCAACATGCTGACCTCGATGCTCAAGCGCGTGGACGTCGCCGTCTATGACGCGATGACCGCGGGCGGCGACCTGGAAACCGGCGTCAAGACGCTGGGCCTGGCCGAGGACGGCGTGGGCGTCGCCATGGACGAGAACAACGCAGAGCTCGTCTCCGAGGAAATGACCACCGCCGTCGAAGAGGCCAAGGCCGCGATCATCGCGGGCGAGACCGAGGTGCACGACTACTCCTCCGACGACTCCTGCCCGGCGCTGAACTTCTGA